The stretch of DNA TGTAGTCTACCCCCAGCGAGCGGCCGAGACGGATGATCTCCGCCTTTGTGAGGTGAAGCAAGGGGGTGTGGATCGTCAGGTGGCGGCCCTCCTCTACCCCGGCGCGTGTTGCCAGGTTGGCCATCTTCTGGAACGCTTCGATGTACTCCGGACGGCAGTCCGGGTAGCCGCTGTAATCCAGGGCATTGACCCCGATATAGATGTCGGCCGCGCCCAGCACCTCGGCGTATGCCAGCGCGAATGACAGGAAAATGGTGTTGCGCGCGGGGACATAGGTGATGGGTATGCGGTGGCCGATCGACGCGAGGTCGCGGCCTTTCGGAACCGCGATGTCGTCAGTGAGGGCGGAGCCGCCAAACGCGCGAAGGTCGATGTCCATCACAACGTGGCGGGACACGCCCGCCCGCTGCGCGACCCGCTTCGCCGCCTCTATCTCCACCAGATGCCGCTGGCCGTAGCGGAAACTGAGCGCGCAGGCCTCGAACCCGTCGCTCTGAGCCACCGCCAGGGCCGTCGCGGAATCCAGTCCCCCACTGAGCAAAACAACTGCATGAGAACTCGCCATAATCGGTAAGTATAACCTATCATGCGGGCGTGGAAATCGATGCCTGTTCCAGCGTGACTTTCAGTGCGGTCATCCGTTCACTAATTCAGAGCCCGTTCACGGGGCTGCCCCCTAATCAGGAGCGTTCAAAGATGCAGCGCGTTCGCAGTGGCGGTGCGGTGGGCGTCTTCCTTCCTGTCTTGCCGCCCGCCGGTCGCTAGAGCCCGCCTGCCTTATGCCGCCCAATCGGTCATGACGCTGTACGGAGGGTTCGAAGATGCAGACTGTGCTTGCCGGTGCTGCCACCGGCGCTTCGCTTCTGGGCCTTATCTACGCCTGGCTGGCGCGTCGCGCCACGAAGCAGGCATCGGGCTGGTCGAGGCTGCTGCGGGACGGGTGGGGCCTGGCGCCCGCCTTCGGCGCATCGGCCGCGCTTCTCGCCTTCCTGTTTACACTGCCGTACAAGCCCCCGTGGTCGCCCGGCTTGCTGATGGGTTTCGGCATCCTGATCGGCGCGTTGTGCGCCCTTCTGGCCGTGGGGGAAGCGGCCACAGACCCGGCCGGCGATGCCTGGGCCGGACGGTGCGCCGGGCTCCTGTCACTGGCCGCACTCGGACCCAGCCTGATCCTGATCCTATTTCGCGGGGACCCATCGGACGCGGTGATAGGCTGTGCCTTGGGAGGGGTGATCGTCGCCATCGGCTGTATCGGCATGCTGGCGCCCGCCGCCGCGGCCGGCGCTTCATCGGCCGGGGCATTGTG from Armatimonadota bacterium encodes:
- the queC gene encoding 7-cyano-7-deazaguanine synthase QueC is translated as MASSHAVVLLSGGLDSATALAVAQSDGFEACALSFRYGQRHLVEIEAAKRVAQRAGVSRHVVMDIDLRAFGGSALTDDIAVPKGRDLASIGHRIPITYVPARNTIFLSFALAYAEVLGAADIYIGVNALDYSGYPDCRPEYIEAFQKMANLATRAGVEEGRHLTIHTPLLHLTKAEIIRLGRSLGVDYSITISCYDPSPEGVPCGACDSCLLRARGFEEAGIAGPWKTAG